In Rhododendron vialii isolate Sample 1 chromosome 9a, ASM3025357v1, the following are encoded in one genomic region:
- the LOC131301050 gene encoding uncharacterized protein LOC131301050 — protein MAVDGVCCFCQNEEESHQHLFFACSYSVAVWQQLMAKNRVLTMPNQLEDVLDWLRTSVSGGDLNFISSKCTLATTVYGLWQERNSRIFRAVTKGHAQVAEGIINGIWDFLSSRRKMKNSTQNKYICEMRGLSDRILQSV, from the exons ATGGCAGTGGATGGGGTATGTTGTTTTTGTCAGAATGAAGAGGAATCTCACCAACATCTATTCTTTGCATGCTCGTATTCCGTAGCAGTTTGGCAGCAATTGATGGCTAAGAACAGAGTCTTGACCATGCCTAACCAACTAGAAGATGTTCTTGATTGGTTACGAACTTCTGTATCTGGGGGAGATCTCAACTTCATAAGTTCGAAGTGTACTCTGGCTACAACAGTTTATGGGTTATGGCAGGAAAGAAATTCTCGTATCTTTCGTGCGGTGACTAAGGGACATGCTCAG GTAGCTGAAGGGATTATAAATGGCATCTGGGATTTCCTTAGTTCAAGAAGGAAGATGAAAAACTCCACTCAAAACAAATACATTTGTGAGATGCGAGGGCTATCAGATAGGATTCTACAATCTGTATAG
- the LOC131301047 gene encoding pre-mRNA-splicing factor ATP-dependent RNA helicase DEAH10-like, which produces MHAEESYSPKTKGNIGFSSSFKTIYNNTHTATISLYARKMPSMDPAGSEGSNGGPKADFFARKQRIAQQRKSLPIASVEKRLMDEVRSHDILIIVGETGSGKTTQLPQYLFNAGFCRDGKIIGITQPRRVAAVSVAKRVAEECGVEMGQRVGYSIRFDDMTSSSTRIKYMTDGLLLREALLDKYLSKYSVVIVDEAHERTVDTDVLLGILKSVQKARSGPINQLPNIDHTKANNEVVIDEENDSQRASSLNRCRGLKLSPLKLIIMSASLDARGFSEYFGGARAVHVQGRQFPVDIFYTKAPETDYLDATLITIFQIHLEEGAGDVLVFLTGQEEIESVERLVLEKLQQVPEEKRKLKVLPIYSSLPSEKQMQVFMPAPIGFRKVILATNIAETSVTIPGIKYVIDPGLVKARTYSARTGMESLLVVPTSKAQALQRSGRAGREGSGKCFRLYPEREFEKLSDSTVPEIKRCNLSKVVLQLKALGVDDIIGFDFMEKPLREAVIKSLELLALLGALTEESRLSKPVGHQMARLPLDPTHAKALILASQFNCLEEMLITVAMLSVESIFYVPREKLEEARTAAKCFSSLEGDHLTLINVYRASDELFEKSKIGNNREKAEKNMRKWCKENFINSRSVRQARDIHRQIRENVEQMGLHVASCGDDMLQFRRCLAAAFFLNAALKQPDGTYRVFSSGQSVQIHPSSVLFRTKPDCLIFDELVRTNHNYIRNVSRVDYLWLPELAPQYYTLKE; this is translated from the exons ATGCACGCAGAAGAGTCTTATAGCCCAAAAACAAAGGGGAATATCGGTTTTAGTAGTTCCTTTAAGACCATATATAATAATACTCACACAGCGACAATCTCCCTTTACGCTCGTAAGATGCCATCAATGGACCCTGCCGGAAGCGAAGGTTCCAATGGCGGCCCCAAAGCCGACTTCTTCGCCAG GAAGCAAAGGATTGCGCAGCAGAGAAAATCCCTACCTATTGCTTCAG TTGAAAAACGACTCATGGATGAGGTCAGGAGTCACGACATTCTTATAATTGTTGGTGAAACTGGAAGTGGAAAAACAACAC AGTTGCCACAATATCTATTTAATGCGGGATTCTGCCGTGATGGGAAAATCATCGGGATCACTCAACCTAGACGTGTTGCCGCTGTTAGTGTTGCAAAACGGGTAGCTGAGGAATGTGGTGTTGAAATGGGCCAAAGAGTTGGGTATTCCATTAGATTTGATGACATGACTTCCAGTTCCACACGGATCAAATACATGACAGATGGGTTGTTATTGAG GGAAGCATTATTGGACAAATATCTCTCTAAGTACtctgttgttattgttgatgAGGCTCATGAGAGAACTGTTGACACTGATGTCTTGCTGGGCATACTGAAAAGTGTACAGAAAGCTAGGTCGGGACCCATCAATCAACTCCCTAATATCGATCACACAAAGGCAAACAATGAAGTGGTGATAGACGAAGAAAATGATTCTCAACGTGCTAGTAGTCTCAATCGATGCCGAGGCCTAAAGCTCAGTCCATTGAAGTTAATCATCATGTCTGCCAGTCTGGATGCACGTGGTTTTTCTGAGTACTTTGGTGGTGCAAGAGCTGTTCATGTTCAAGGGCGACAGTTTCCTGTTGATATATTCTACACTAAAGCTCCTGAGACAGATTACCTTGATGCCACTTTAATAACTATATTTCAG ATACATTTGGAAGAGGGTGCTGGTGATGTACTTGTGTTCCTTACTGGCCAAGAGGAGATTGAATCGGTCGAGAGGCTTGTCCTAGAAAAACTTCAACAGGTACCTGAAGAAAAACGGAAGTTAAAAGTTTTGCCTATATACTCATCTCTTCCATCTGAAAAGCAGATGCAGGTCTTCATGCCAGCTCCAATTGGATTTCGCAAG GTAATACTAGCAACCAATATTGCTGAGACATCTGTAACTATACCTGGAATTAAGTATGTGATCGATCCTGGATTGGTGAAAGCACGCACCTACTCTGCTCGTACAGGAATGGAATCGTTGCTTGTTGTTCCAACTTCAAAAGCACAGGCTCTTCAAAGGAG TGGACGTGCAGGCCGTGAAGGATCTGGCAAGTGCTTCCGCCTCTATCCAGAGAGGGAATTCGAGAAACTCAGTGATTCCACAGTTCCAGAGATCAAGCGTTGCAACCTCTCAAAAGTCGTTTTGCAACTTAAGGCTCTTGGTGTTGATGATATTATTGGCTTTGACTTCATGGAAAAACCGTTAAG GGAAGCTGTTATCAAATCATTGGAGTTACTGGCCTTGCTAGGTGCTCTAACAGAAGAATCCAGATTGTCAAAACCAGTTGGACATCAAATGGCCCGGCTGCCGTTAGATCCAACTCATGCCAAGGCACTGATCTTGGCTAGTCAGTTTAATTGCTTGGAAGAAATGTTAATAACTGTCGCAATGCTCTCAGTGGAATCTATTTTCTATGTGCCTCGTGAGAAGCTAGAGGAG GCTCGGACTGCAGCAAAGTGCTTCTCAAGTCTGGAGGGAGACCATCTGACATTGATTAATGTATACCGTGCTTCTGATGAGTTATTTGAGAAGAGCAAGATAGGAAACAACAGAGAAAAAGCTGAAAAAAACATGAGAAAAtggtgcaaagaaaatttcatcaaTAGCCGCTCCGTAAGGCAAGCTCGAGACATTCACAG GCAAATTCGGGAAAATGTTGAACAGATGGGTCTGCATGTTGCTTCTTGTGGAGACGATATGCTTCAATTTCGTCGTTGCCTTGCTGCTGCATTTTTCCTCAATGCAGCTTTGAAGCAGCCTGATGGTACATACAG GGTTTTTTCAAGTGGTCAGTCGGTGCAGATCCACCCTTCTTCTGTGTTATTCAGGACAAAACCAGACTGCTTAATTTTTGATGAACTAGTACGTACAAATCATAATTACATTCGGAATGTGTCTAGAGTTGACTACTTGTGGTTACCTGAGCTGGCTCCTCAATACTACACATTGAAGGAGTAG
- the LOC131301049 gene encoding cell division control protein 48 homolog B, protein MEASKSNSTTTGDSSEFRAEEAVGGNAEALQALRELITFPLLYSRQSRKLGLRWPRGLLLYGPPGTGKTSLVRAVVRECGAHLIVISPHSVHRAHAGESERILRDAFAEASSHAKLGKPSVIFIDEIDALCPRRDSRREQDIRVASQLFMLMDSNKPSAKSKLQVVVVASTNRVDSIDPALRRSGRFDAEIEVTTPNEEERFQILKLYTKKIPLDTSVDLQAIAASCNGYVGADLEALCREAAMRAVQKSSETNEEAGMPSLTMEDWKHARSVVGPSITRGVTVEIPKVSWEDIGGLKDLKKKLQQAVEWPLKHSAAFSRLGVSPVRGILLHGPPGCSKTTLAKAAAHAAQASFFSLSGAELYSMYVGEGEALLRNTFRRARLAAPSIIFFDEADVVAAKRGGKSSSNIAVGERLLSTLLTEMDGLEQAKGILVLAATNRPHAIDAALMRPGRFDLVLYVPPPDLEARYEILNVHTREMKVDNDVDLKQIAEDTELFTGAELEGLCREAGIVALREDISATVVCNRHFQTVRKSLKPALTVEEVNVYSSFMKNPSLISSGSFRSSGKDSSEHTKSLVVGLVVPISMSLVSFLLLAGAKYFFMHTSHLQDELATT, encoded by the exons ATGGAAGCTAGCAAAAGCAACAGCACGACCACCGGCGACAGCAGCGAGTTTAGAGCAGAAGAGGCCGTTGGCGGCAACGCCGAAGCGCTTCAAGCCCTTAGGGAACTCATCACCTTCCCTCTCCTCTACTCCCGTCAGTCCCGAAAGCTCGGCCTAAga TGGCCTCGAGGTTTGCTGCTCTACGGCCCCCCTGGCACCGGAAAG ACGAGCTTGGTTCGAGCGGTGGTTCGCGAATGCGGTGCACATTTAATTGTTATAAG TCCCCATTCTGTTCACAGGGCACATGCTGGAGAAAGTGAGAGAATTTTGCGAGACGCTTTTGCTGAAGCATCATCTCATGCAAAGTTGGGCAAGCCATCGGTTATCTTCATTGATGAAATTGATGCACTTTGTCCTCGCCGTGATTCTAG AAGAGAGCAAGATATTCGTGTAGCATCTCAGCTTTTTATGCTGATGGACTCCAACAAGCCATCAGCAAAATCTAAGCTGcaagtggttgtggtggcatCTACAAACAG AGTGGATTCAATTGACCCTGCTCTCAGAAGGTCAGGGCGTTTTGATGCCGAAATAGAAGTTACTACACCTAATGAAGAAGAACGCTTTCAGATACTTAAG CTTTATACAAAGAAGATTCCTTTGGATACCAGTGTTGATTTGCAAGCCATAGCTGCCTCTTGCAATGGCTACGTTGGGGCTGATTTGGAAGCTTTGTGTCGTGAGGCTGCCATGCGTGCAGTGCAAAAATCTTCAGAAACAAATGAGGAAGCTGGTATGCCTAGCTTAACAATGGAGGACTGGAAGCATGCAAGATCTGTTGTGGGCCCGAGCATAACGAGGGGTGTCACTGTGGAAATTCCCAAGGTTTCTTGGGAGGATATTGGAGGACTGAAAGATTTAAAG AAAAAGCTACAGCAAGCTGTTGAGTGGCCTTTAAAACATTCTGCTGCGTTTTCAAGGCTGGGAGTATCACCTGTCCGTGGGATCCTTCTTCATGGACCTCCAGGCTGCTCAAAAACTACCCTTGCCAAAGCTGCAGCTCATGCTGCacaagcttcttttttttccttgag TGGTGCAGAATTATACTCAATGTATGTTGGAGAGGGTGAAGCTTTGTTGCGGAATACGTTTCGGAGAGCTCGCCTTGCAGCACCAAGCATAATATTCTTTGATGAGGCAGATGTTGTTGCTGCCAAAAG AGGAGGGAAATCAAGCAGTAACATCGCAGTGGGAGAGAGGCTTCTATCTACTCTACTAACTGAAATGGATGGTTTAGAACAGGCAAAA GGAATTCTTGTTTTAGCAGCCACAAATCGCCCTCATGCTATTGATGCCGCACTTATGAGACCTGGACGCTTTGATCTT GTTCTTTATGTGCCACCACCTGATTTAGAAGCTCGATATGAGATACTTAATGTACATACTCGTGAAATGAAAGTGGACAATGATGTTGATCTCAAACAAATAGCAGAGGATACCGAGCTTTTCACAGGGGCGGAGCTTGAGGGATTATGCAGGGAAGCTGGAATCGTGGCTCTGAGAGAGGACATATCTGCCACTGTTGTCTGTAATCGTCACTTCCAGACTGTGAGGAAGTCATTGAAGCCAGCTCTAACTGTAGAAGAAGTCAATGTGTATTCTTCGTTCATGAAGAACCCGTCTCTAATTTCCTCCGGCTCATTCAGATCCAGTGGTAAAGACAGCAGTGAACACACTAAGAGTTTGGTGGTGGGTTTGGTGGTTCCCATTTCGATGAGCTTAGTAAGCTTTCTTTTGCTTGCTGGTGCCAAGTACTTTTTCATGCACACTAGTCATTTGCAAGATGAACTAGCCACAACGTGA